The Kryptolebias marmoratus isolate JLee-2015 linkage group LG7, ASM164957v2, whole genome shotgun sequence region CCTAATGAGTAAGTAATGTGAAATTAGCTGGAGATATTCCTAATAAAGTGAGTATTAAGAACAGTAAtactcctcctcagctcctccatcacAGTGTGGTATGCTGGGGCCACTGCCAAGGACAGATACAGACTGCAGGGCGTTGTGCGCTCCGCCGAGAAGGTGATCGGCTGTAGCCTCCTATCTCTCCATGACCTATACGTCTCCAGGACTGTGAGGAGAGCAGGTCAGTTCACAGCTGACCCTGCTCAGCCTGCAAGCAGCCTGTTCATACCACTCCCCTCAGGCAGAAGGTTTCGGTCCATTCGGACCAGAACATCCCGCCATAAGAACAGTTTCTTCCCCTCTGCCGTCAGACTCTTGAACAGTTAGAATTCGTAACTCTATAATCTCTGCCTTGGCCACGTCATCACTggttgaagcaaaaaaaaaaaaatttaccttttgtctttcttcatgGATATATTTGTACCTATTGCACCTGAACACCGAAGCAAATTCCTAGTCTGTGAACCCTGTTCATTGACAATGGcaataaaactgattctgataaaacatctaattttatATCTCCACAAATATTTAGTCTAAATACCCTGTGTTTGTACGTAACTTATACAGTTGTTGTTGTCTTACAGAGTTTAATCGAAGGATTGTCATTTTGGGAAAGACTGGAGCTGGAAAGAGCACCCTTGTCAACACCTTGCTTGGAGCGAAAGTCTGTGAACCAAATGATTCTCCCGAGTCTGGAACAAGTGAATGTCAAGCAGTGTCAGGAACAATCAGTGGGAGGAGCATAACAGTCACTGATACTCCTGGGTTTTTTGACACAAGGAAGTGTGAAGACGAGATGAAGTCTGAGATAGTGAAGTGCATCATAGAGTGCGCTCCAGGTCcgcatgtttttattattgtgcttAGGGTGGACAAATTCACAGAGCAGGAGATGGAAGTCATGAAGAAGATGACTAATTATTTCTCAGATGAAGTGCTGAAGTTTACCACAGTGGTCTTCACTCATGGTGATCAGCTGCCTGAGGGAATGAAGATTGAGCAGTTTGTCAGTCAAAGCGAAGAACTCAGTCGTATAGTCAAGAAGTGTGGTAATCGGTGCAACGTCATCGATAATAGATACTGGAAGAACAGTGAGGATGAATACAGGAGCAACAAGTTCCAGGTAAAAAAGCTGCTCGAGACCATGGACAGGATTATTGAGGAAAACAATGAAAGGTTCTATACCCACGGGATGCTACAGAAGGTCACGAAAGATTTACAACAAGAGCAACTACGCATAAAGCAAGAATCCCCAAACCTTTTACCACATGAGGTGAAGCAGAAGGCAAAAACTGTTGTCCATGAAAAGTTGTTGACTTCTGTTTTGAGAGCCAGCACAGACTTTTTGTTAAAAGCGTTCCTGAGTCCAGGGTACGATGTGATGAAGCAAGAGCCAATGTTAGCGGTGGGAGTAGCATTCACAAAATTAATAGTAGAAGCTGCAACAGGAGGAGCAGgtgcagctgaaaacacagaggCAGATACACCAACATCACATGGCACAGCTGCATCTGCTGAGGAAACAGCTGAGGAACATAAAGGTGTTAGTCGTGGTGAAGCTGACTCAGCTGATATAGATGAGAAGCCGTCAAAGTTTTATGACTAGGTAAAATACattgcctggccaaaaaaaatgttgccacctggatttaatTAAGCAAATAGCCTCCTATTGGACAATTACTGCagggtgattatgtttcagctggcaacaagttatttaaccccaactgtggaggcagtgctatgatctgaggttgctgcagtttgtcaggtAGAGGTttagcaacagtatgtgctcaaagaatgaggtcagctgacgaCCTGAATAtcctgaatgaccaggttattacatcaatggattttttcttccctgatggtccaagcatattccaagatgacgatgccaggattcatcaggCTTGAATTGtaaaagagtggttcagggagcatgagacatcctttttaaaacatggattggccaccacagagtccagaccttaaccccattgtgAATCTTTCGGATgagctggagaaggctttgcacagcggtcagactctaccgtcatcaatgcaagatcttggtgaaaaatgaatgcaacactggatggaaataaaccttgtgacattgcagaagcttatcgaaacaatgccacagcaaatgcgggccgtaatcaaagctaaaggcggtccaacaaaatattagagtgcgtaactttttttttcttggtggcggaactttttttttggccaggcagtgtatatcTGAGAtataccaaaaaataaaaaatacactgagTCATGTTCTGACAAAGCCTTATGAAATTTACATCCAGTCAGTGAATAACTGGGTACTGCATTCGTATTGTTTCCTCTGTAcataaaggtggtatctcactggactgtgacTAGTTGGCGAACACCATTTATGAGGttgtctccagaatgtctcattACATTTGTGGTTGTTCCTTTCCTTGTGTAAGTGgcacagttttaaataatttatgcaAACGTACAATGTGAGCCAAGGCCAATACAATGTGGGCAGAGaaggacaacaaaataatgtgcatggccaagaatgcagttatGCATGTCgttcacacaaaaataggcaATTATTTACCAAAACTGTCCCCTCAAAATACAGCCACACAGCTTTCTGGTACcttagttaaaaaataatcagactttagtgagactgcaactgaaaatttgtcaATTTTCCCATGTTTTCTCAAAAGTTGGAGTCACCAACTACTCTGAATCATTCACAGCTAAGTGAGATACTACATTAATGGTCAGACCTGAGGAATATCATTGTCTCCAAACTTTCTCCTAAAGGCTTGCCATTCATGTACAGATCATCTAATAAAATCAGCTTCCTTCCTGCATCCATTTTTACATTAGCTTGCAGAGATACTGTATCTaatttatatactttttttcctaaaagacTGGGATATCAATCAAACTGGGACAAACATTTTCAGTATATTGTAGTAAATTTAAACATAGCAAGTAACTTTAAGTTCAGTTTGTATGATTATTTTACGTTgcatcaatcagtcaatcataATCAGCAGGTTCTGTGTTTTGAAGCTTTGTTTTActtaataaaactatttttattaattatggtaaaaaaaagttgttcaaaggagtttttctgctctgtgtttcacttccttttctttgcaagtgttcagtttattcagtttgCATTAGAGACAGTCAGTTCTGCTGTCTTGTCTAACTCACTGTTATGGCAGAAAACACAGGAcaggtcattttaaattatatgtGAATGCAACTTTTAAGCCATATTTGATCTTCAGCTCCTTGAGGCATCTATTTGGATCCACGTATTTAGGAGTTATCTGTAAACTTAGGACAGAGGGATGTTATACTGTCTCACTCTTCCCCGAATGCTTGTTTTCAGTGTCATAATAAGGGATCTGAGCACAGGATGAGATAAAAATAGGTTTAACTGTATTGActaaattgaaagaaaaaaaacagcaaaaaatataaaaaacaatagccaaagtacttttaaaataatagtttggtcatttttgaagtgatctTCTGTCAAATAGTTGTTAATAGTTCAAAACCTATCAGCAGTGAAATCAGTAATAGAGCGATTTCAGTGTTCTCATAGAGGTCACAGAATGTggagaaagaagcaaaagtccACCTAAGAGTCAAAGCGATGGCTAGTCTGACTGGTCCCCATaacttaaaatatataattaaaattAGCTTACAAAACCAATACTATAATACTACAACAATGACAAGGCTTTGAATTGCTCTTCAAAATTTATAGAGAACTATCCATGAACATTTCTTAAAGACTTTGAAGgttgatatatatatttccaattgtgttttcacttttaaataaaacatctagAACATATTTTTAGCAAAACTAAAGCTCTTAGCACAATGATCTTTTTAACCCTCCCTTGGCCTTCAGATCAAATGGAACCAAGGTTACAATGGtttattttcctctcttctgTTAGAAGAGCTTCAGGGGGGTTAAATTTGAAAGTAGCTGCAGAAACATTGGCAAATTAAGCTTTCTGCTTCTCCCTGTCAATGTTGCTCAGGCTGTCAGACCTGTATGTTTTCATCTACTGGAAATACAACCAA contains the following coding sequences:
- the LOC108248850 gene encoding GTPase IMAP family member 7, with protein sequence MGSHQSTAEGIGSCSQSFPDEFNRRIVILGKTGAGKSTLVNTLLGAKVCEPNDSPESGTSECQAVSGTISGRSITVTDTPGFFDTRKCEDEMKSEIVKCIIECAPGPHVFIIVLRVDKFTEQEMEVMKKMTNYFSDEVLKFTTVVFTHGDQLPEGMKIEQFVSQSEELSRIVKKCGNRCNVIDNRYWKNSEDEYRSNKFQVKKLLETMDRIIEENNERFYTHGMLQKVTKDLQQEQLRIKQESPNLLPHEVKQKAKTVVHEKLLTSVLRASTDFLLKAFLSPGYDVMKQEPMLAVGVAFTKLIVEAATGGAGAAENTEADTPTSHGTAASAEETAEEHKGVSRGEADSADIDEKPSKFYD